The genome window TATGAAAATGATACGTTAAATCAAGATGCTTTAGTTGAACAACTAGGTAATATTAATATTGGTTTCGAATTTAATCCGGAACGCGAAGCTTCCGATACCTTTCTAAATGGTATGAATGTGGAAAAGGAAATTCGAATGATGCAAGTTAGTGAGCGTGTAAGTAAAGTTTCATCCATTAAAGAAGTTCGTGAGAAAATGCGAGCCATTCAACAGCGTTTTGGCAAAAATAAAGGGGTTGTAATGGATGGCCGTGATATTGGTACCGTTGTTTTTCCGGATGCTGAACTTAAGTTGTTTATGACTGCC of Bacteroidia bacterium contains these proteins:
- the cmk gene encoding (d)CMP kinase — translated: MKRITIAIDGYSSCGKSTIAKSLAAKLGYSYIDSGAMYRAVTVYAMQNGLYENDTLNQDALVEQLGNINIGFEFNPEREASDTFLNGMNVEKEIRMMQVSERVSKVSSIKEVREKMRAIQQRFGKNKGVVMDGRDIGTVVFPDAELKLFMTA